Proteins co-encoded in one Arachis hypogaea cultivar Tifrunner chromosome 11, arahy.Tifrunner.gnm2.J5K5, whole genome shotgun sequence genomic window:
- the LOC114924651 gene encoding protein MAIN-LIKE 1-like: protein MLTCNHPIPPDRYNERVEDHLRITGFYHASQIGIMQCQKALVNALIERWHPETHTFHLPIGECAVTLEDVALILGLPTDGLPVTGMTMSSFEALEAECLIQFGVAPRKSDCRGSCIKLTWLREIKENLQLIDDISIQSIGQYSWGAACLAHLYRALCWASHFNCKEIDGPLTLLLCWAWIRLPYLSPLPREPRSFPLANRWRNWERGDRRYRYLKLAHFRKAFDELQEGQFVWVAYAVDRVDPNIIPPEIYMQSVVWSATVPLVSFEYIEWHATDRFRRQFGFVQGLPSQERNLEKAHGETLTGPKNLN, encoded by the exons ATGTTGACATGTAACCATCCAATTCCTCCGGATCGGTACAACGAAAGGGTGGAGGATCATTTGCGAATTACCGGGTTCTATCATGCATCTCAGATTGGGATAATGCAGTGTCAGAAAGCATTGGTAAATGCTCTAATTGAACGTTGGCACCCAGAGACACATACGTTTCACCTTCCCATTGGTGAATGTGCTGTGACACTTGAAGATGTAGCTCTGATTCTTGGTCTTCCCACAGATGGTCTTCCAGTCACAGGGATGACAATGAGCAGTTTTGAAGCGTTGGAGGCGGAgtgtttgattcaatttggagttgCACCGCGTAAGTCGGATTGTAGAGGTAGTTGCATAAAACTTACCTGGCTGcgggaaataaaagaaaatttacagTTGATTGATGATATCAGTATACAGAG TATTGGTCAGTATAGTTGGGGAGCGGCGTGCCTAGCACATCTATACAGGGCTTTATGCTGGGCATCCCATTTTAACTGCAAGGAAATAGATGGTCCACTAACACTTCTACTCTGTTGGGCTTGGATCAGGCTGCCATATCTATCGCCGCTACCTAGGGAACCTCGAAGTTTTCCGCTAGCAAACAG GTGGCGGAACTGGGAGCGTGGTGACCGACGATATAGATATCTGAAGTTAGCTCACTTTAGGAAGGCATTTGACGAACTTCAGGAAGGGCAG TTTGTTTGGGTTGCTTATGCTGTGGATCGCGTGGATCCGAACATCATTCCTCCTGAAATCTACATGCAGTCGGTTGTTTGGAGCGCTACAGTTCCTTTGGTATCATTCGAATATATCGAGTGGCATGCTACCGATAGGTTTAGGCGACAGTTTGGTTTCGTTCAAGGACTACCTAGTCAGGAGCGAAATCTAGAGAAGGCGCATGGAGAAACCCTGACTGGTCCTAAGAATCTTAATTAG
- the LOC140176033 gene encoding uncharacterized protein: MSTRGRGRGRGKGRTGTVTPASIGTDPVDFMAALGNMAAAMQATAEALGNHGNNNDGDGPMTLATFLKVRPPTFRGTSNPTDADNWIQAMERALQAQQVPEEQWVEFGTYQLQGEAQYWWQGTRRILQPDGAAIPWEVFRTEFYKKYFPNSARNAKELELMQLKQGQMTVAEYTSKFEELCRFSRICQGAPEDFAEWKCIKYEGGLRSDILSFVAPMEIRVFFELVNKSRVAEDCVRKAAAEKGSLRMPFQRPSGRNFAPRGRNFKRGGFVPQQTQGQGNYRRPNITANQGKRFGKQPQQDLNCQKCGKYHPGVPCRLGLGVCYSCGQPGHIASNCPEKKKYETGRVQQPGRVYTTSTIGAEGSETLIRDAGREPSR; this comes from the exons atgtcgactcgcggacgcggtcgcgggcgaggtaaaggtaggacaggcaccgttactcctgcttccatagggactgatccagtagactttatggctgccctgggaaatatggctgcagctatgcaggcaacagctgaggcattgggtaatcatgggaacaataatgatggagacggtcctatgacacttgctacatttctgaaagttcgccctccgacttttaggggaacctcaaatcccactgatgcagataattggattcaggctatggaaagggcattacaggcacaacaggttcctgaagagcaatgggttgaatttggaacttatcagttgcaaggtgaagctcagtattggtggcagggaacacgacgtatcctgcagcctgatggtgctgcgattccttgggaggttttccggacagagttctataagaaatactttcctaattcagctagaaatgccaaggaacttgaattaatgcagttaaagcagggacaaatgactgttgctgagtataccagtaaatttgaggagttatgtcgcttttctcgtatctgtcaaggtgcacctgaagattttgctgaatggaagtgtattaaatatgagggaggtcttcggagcgatattctgagcttcgttgccccaatggagatcagggtgttttttgaattggtgaataagagtagggtggctgaggattgtgtgaggaaggcggcagcagagaaagggagtttgaggatgccttttcagaggccttcagggaggaactttgctccgagaggtaggaatttcaagCGTGGAGGCTTTGTTCCGCAGCAGACTCAGGGTCAGGGTAATTATAGAAGGCCGAATATTACTGCTaatcaaggaaaaaggtttggaaAGCAGCCACAGCAGGATCTGAATTGTCAGAAGTGTGGAAAATATCATCCTGGAGTTCCGTGTAGATTAGGACTTGGAGTGTGCTATTCCTGTGGACAGCCCGGGCATATAGCCAGTAATTGCcctgagaagaagaagtatgagactggtagggtgcagcagccggggagagtatacaccacttctaccattggtgctgagggatctgagacactgattagag atgcaggtcgggagccatctcgttag